The following are from one region of the Methanospirillum hungatei genome:
- a CDS encoding winged helix-turn-helix domain-containing protein has translation MKKTADKSPTLDSLMDEMQQMRGELQRFIERTNQVHIQSIVSGLKNDYAALISKNHIEQAHDCLSSRMIYDCVMHDTCFKIFLDFLTATSSHIKDGKITDEIVEDYKTQLKEMRKKGPYEKCDTCFQEVNRLFEKQIDLMQSLGILDRQECAVPVTDYPDEKIVSEIVEPIASPIRFQILQAVSSETRTFSDLSHLTKLRGGNLLFHIKKLQEAGMIIQRHERGDYVITEKGFRVLSSIREIYCILCKTPLS, from the coding sequence ATGAAAAAAACTGCAGATAAATCCCCTACCTTGGATTCTCTCATGGATGAAATGCAACAAATGAGAGGTGAATTACAACGATTTATTGAACGTACAAACCAGGTTCATATCCAGTCAATAGTCTCCGGGTTGAAAAATGATTACGCTGCCCTCATTTCAAAAAACCATATTGAACAGGCTCATGATTGTCTCTCATCCCGGATGATCTATGATTGTGTCATGCATGATACCTGTTTCAAGATCTTCCTTGATTTCCTCACTGCCACATCAAGCCATATCAAAGATGGAAAAATAACTGACGAGATCGTAGAGGACTATAAAACTCAATTGAAAGAAATGAGAAAGAAGGGTCCATATGAAAAATGTGACACCTGTTTCCAGGAAGTCAATCGACTGTTTGAAAAGCAGATTGACCTGATGCAATCTCTTGGGATTCTGGATAGACAAGAATGTGCGGTTCCGGTCACTGATTACCCGGATGAAAAGATCGTCTCAGAGATTGTAGAACCAATTGCAAGTCCAATCCGGTTTCAGATTCTTCAGGCAGTATCCTCTGAAACCAGAACATTCTCTGATCTCTCGCACCTGACAAAACTCCGCGGAGGAAATCTCCTGTTTCATATCAAAAAGTTGCAGGAAGCAGGAATGATCATCCAACGACATGAACGTGGCGATTATGTTATCACGGAAAAGGGTTTCAGAGTATTATCATCAATCAGAGAAATTTATTGTATATTATGCAAAACCCCCCTTTCATGA
- a CDS encoding ABC transporter substrate binding protein, which yields MGRGWSWYGFFIGFILILILLSPALGIITENSEKPSVILFLHSYHPTYRWTSDITTGFLEAVGDIGPDSRIAIEYLDWKNYQSDESLQLQKEILSYKYGKESVRLIITADDTALQFILNNRETLFPDVPIVFTGLNGYEELHPDTYDKVTGIVTAINPKETLETMISLFPDTTDIWIVSEETESGNEIRRTIHEATKTLSADIVYHDVGNGTVEEIYNQMERLPPHSLIILGNFSRDTAGKVTDISLFAENIAKHSSVPIFILYDFHSGKGTLGGSIISAKHQGTLAGEMAREILNGRNVNEIPMNLNDSTSYVFDAEVLKKYGISENRIPPDSILINKKPEVIDVYFRELVTAIVIIIILACLLVVLLYLMHQRRKTEHLMQTFINTLPGYVFFKDIKGRYQIANQRLLDSFKHDSQELIGSTDEDIFPHQLAEEYQKNDRTVITSKKPLYIEEDVEITPGIRIPHSTRKVPFLDEHGQVIGLIGLSVDISELKKAHHALEESSRKYYNLFELGWEAIFLIEKGSGNILEANSAASEMYGYSHDELLKMRYQELSMTQDIIEKINNKKPSEVFSIPVTYHIRRDKSSFPVEILGRFFEWNGKWVFVAAIRDITERIRDQKALQKATEKINLFNYLTRTTINNQLFILRGYLDFAIDVVQNADAEKYLERSRNAVRAIDRLVIFMKYYQDLGLKPAVWQNVEEVFIYAISHVSMAGITRELAVPGLFIYADPFLEKVFMHLVENSRLHGGNVQIIRIRTEQDGDDLHLIYEDDGVGISPENKEQILSFSLEGKSGIGLILVREILAITGISITETGEYGKGSRFVMRIPKGGYRFEK from the coding sequence ATGGGCAGGGGATGGTCCTGGTATGGCTTTTTTATCGGTTTCATCCTAATCCTCATATTGCTTTCTCCAGCTCTTGGTATAATCACTGAAAATTCTGAAAAACCATCAGTAATCCTTTTTCTTCATTCCTACCATCCGACATATCGTTGGACTAGTGACATCACAACAGGATTTTTAGAGGCTGTTGGGGATATCGGGCCAGACAGCCGTATCGCTATAGAATACTTAGACTGGAAAAATTACCAGTCTGATGAATCGTTACAACTACAGAAAGAAATTCTCTCATATAAATATGGCAAAGAATCTGTCAGGCTCATCATTACTGCTGACGACACTGCTTTGCAATTTATTCTTAATAACCGGGAAACTTTGTTCCCAGATGTGCCGATCGTCTTCACTGGTCTGAACGGATATGAGGAACTCCATCCAGATACCTATGACAAGGTAACCGGCATTGTTACAGCAATTAATCCAAAAGAGACCCTGGAGACAATGATCTCACTATTCCCAGACACGACAGATATCTGGATAGTCTCTGAGGAAACAGAGAGCGGAAATGAGATTAGACGAACTATCCATGAGGCAACAAAAACCCTGTCTGCTGACATTGTGTATCATGATGTAGGAAATGGGACAGTTGAAGAAATTTACAATCAGATGGAAAGACTTCCCCCACATTCCCTCATTATCCTGGGAAATTTTTCACGGGATACAGCAGGAAAGGTCACAGATATAAGTCTGTTTGCGGAAAATATCGCGAAGCACAGTTCTGTTCCCATTTTCATACTTTATGACTTCCATAGTGGCAAAGGGACTCTTGGGGGGAGCATTATTTCTGCTAAGCACCAGGGAACACTTGCAGGAGAAATGGCTCGTGAGATTCTCAACGGAAGAAATGTGAATGAGATCCCGATGAACCTCAACGATTCAACATCATATGTTTTCGATGCTGAAGTTTTGAAAAAATATGGAATTTCTGAAAACCGTATTCCTCCGGATAGTATTCTCATAAATAAAAAACCTGAAGTAATTGATGTATATTTCAGAGAGTTGGTAACAGCAATTGTCATCATCATAATCCTTGCTTGTTTATTGGTTGTCCTCCTCTATCTCATGCATCAACGAAGAAAAACAGAGCATCTGATGCAGACTTTCATAAATACGCTCCCAGGCTACGTATTTTTCAAAGATATAAAAGGCAGGTACCAGATAGCAAACCAGCGATTGCTTGATTCTTTCAAACATGATTCACAGGAACTCATCGGATCAACAGATGAGGACATTTTTCCCCATCAACTTGCAGAAGAATACCAAAAGAATGATAGGACTGTTATCACCTCAAAAAAGCCCTTGTACATAGAAGAAGATGTTGAAATAACTCCTGGTATCAGGATTCCACATTCCACAAGAAAAGTGCCATTCCTGGATGAACATGGTCAGGTAATTGGTCTTATCGGTTTATCTGTTGACATATCAGAACTAAAAAAAGCCCATCATGCATTGGAGGAGAGTAGCAGAAAATATTACAATCTTTTTGAACTTGGCTGGGAAGCTATCTTTCTGATTGAGAAAGGTTCAGGAAACATTCTAGAAGCAAACTCTGCAGCTTCTGAAATGTATGGGTACTCTCATGATGAACTCCTGAAGATGAGATACCAGGAACTCTCCATGACACAGGATATCATCGAAAAGATTAACAACAAAAAACCTAGTGAAGTCTTCTCTATACCGGTTACCTATCATATCAGAAGGGATAAAAGCTCTTTTCCGGTTGAAATCCTGGGAAGATTTTTTGAATGGAATGGGAAATGGGTTTTCGTAGCGGCAATCAGGGATATTACTGAACGAATACGGGATCAAAAAGCATTACAAAAAGCTACTGAAAAGATCAACCTTTTCAATTATCTCACCCGGACAACTATCAACAACCAACTCTTTATCCTTCGTGGATACCTGGATTTTGCAATAGATGTTGTTCAAAATGCCGATGCTGAAAAATACCTGGAACGAAGTAGAAATGCTGTACGTGCTATTGATCGTCTGGTTATATTTATGAAATATTACCAGGATCTCGGATTAAAACCAGCGGTCTGGCAAAATGTGGAAGAGGTGTTTATCTACGCCATCTCTCATGTGAGCATGGCAGGAATAACAAGAGAACTCGCAGTTCCTGGCCTTTTCATTTATGCTGATCCATTTCTTGAGAAAGTGTTCATGCATCTTGTTGAGAATTCACGACTCCATGGAGGTAATGTTCAAATAATTCGTATCAGGACAGAACAGGATGGAGATGACCTGCATTTAATATATGAAGATGATGGAGTCGGGATTTCACCTGAAAATAAAGAACAGATTTTATCGTTCAGTCTTGAAGGAAAATCAGGGATAGGGCTGATTCTGGTCAGGGAAATTCTAGCTATAACAGGGATTTCCATCACGGAAACCGGAGAATATGGAAAAGGTTCACGATTTGTAATGAGGATTCCAAAGGGCGGATACCGTTTTGAGAAATAA
- a CDS encoding virulence RhuM family protein: MTDNPPSTTPDQSILMYQTEDGKTKLSILIEGETIWMTQTQIADLYQTSIPNINIHISNILKEGELDLERTIKDYLIVQKEGNREISRKVAHYNLEMIIAIGYRVRSHRGTQFRRWATDRLHEYLVKGFTLDDERLKEGKTLGTDYFDELLERIRDIRASEKRFYQKIKEIYTLSIDYDPRAPTTKEFFQIVQNKIHYAISGHTAAELIADRADATKPNMGLTSFKGAIVRQGDVTVAKNYMNSDEIEQLNRLVVMWLDYAEDQAKRKTPVYMKDWREKLDRFLTFNERAILEHAGKISMEQAREYAREQYQIYNAHRVELSDKDAENEFEEVVKQLEDGKRKEIGNSLGTENHSDDTS, encoded by the coding sequence GTGACAGATAATCCCCCATCCACCACACCTGACCAAAGCATCCTCATGTACCAGACCGAGGACGGAAAAACTAAACTCTCTATTCTTATTGAAGGTGAGACCATCTGGATGACCCAGACCCAGATTGCTGACCTCTATCAGACCTCAATTCCTAATATCAACATACACATCAGCAATATCCTCAAAGAAGGAGAATTAGACCTGGAACGAACTATTAAGGATTACTTAATAGTTCAAAAAGAAGGAAATCGTGAAATTTCACGGAAAGTAGCCCATTATAATCTTGAGATGATCATCGCCATCGGGTACCGGGTCAGAAGTCATCGGGGAACACAGTTCCGAAGATGGGCAACAGATCGGCTCCATGAATACCTGGTCAAAGGGTTTACCTTAGACGATGAACGTCTCAAGGAAGGGAAAACCCTTGGGACTGATTACTTCGATGAACTCCTTGAACGAATCCGGGATATCCGGGCATCTGAAAAGCGGTTTTATCAGAAAATTAAGGAGATATATACCCTTTCCATAGATTACGATCCCAGAGCTCCAACTACCAAGGAGTTCTTCCAGATCGTTCAGAATAAAATCCACTATGCAATATCCGGGCATACTGCTGCAGAACTCATTGCAGATAGAGCAGACGCAACAAAGCCTAATATGGGACTTACTAGTTTTAAAGGGGCGATTGTCAGGCAGGGAGATGTAACGGTTGCAAAAAATTACATGAACTCTGATGAAATTGAGCAACTAAACCGGCTTGTAGTTATGTGGCTGGATTATGCTGAAGATCAGGCGAAACGAAAAACTCCTGTGTATATGAAAGACTGGCGGGAAAAACTGGATCGGTTTCTCACCTTTAATGAACGGGCAATCCTGGAACATGCGGGGAAGATCAGCATGGAACAGGCCCGTGAATATGCACGGGAACAATATCAGATATATAATGCTCACCGGGTGGAACTCTCTGATAAGGATGCGGAAAATGAATTTGAGGAAGTTGTGAAACAATTAGAGGATGGAAAGAGGAAGGAAATAGGGAATTCCCTGGGGACAGAGAATCATTCTGACGATACATCGTGA
- a CDS encoding holin family protein, with translation MEFTESGINFSIIIISLIFLFFMLPFGYQIYKSYSIVQVRNHILSQLLEQVPLTSEINVDTSKGFHFDGRENQTNVAHNITEFSYLLNTIEDRNLRDFLLRKDFSRWIREQLKNDELAEKVKKTENSGSMDELRIEIKRWINSHEISFSMTTSIIDLMKQPVEGITGFNRGMISFGILFVLSIAVVLIFVANNGDPQLANTIMSMMGTTLAAVVGFYFGGKSITVEEGKIG, from the coding sequence ATGGAATTTACAGAATCAGGTATTAATTTTTCAATCATCATAATTTCTCTGATTTTCTTGTTTTTTATGCTCCCCTTCGGGTATCAAATCTATAAATCATACTCCATTGTTCAGGTAAGAAATCACATATTATCACAGCTTCTCGAACAAGTACCCCTCACTTCTGAAATCAATGTAGATACTAGCAAAGGATTCCACTTTGATGGCCGAGAAAACCAGACAAATGTCGCTCATAATATCACTGAGTTTTCTTATCTTCTGAATACAATTGAAGATAGAAACCTACGAGATTTTTTACTCCGTAAGGATTTTTCCCGATGGATTCGAGAACAGCTAAAAAACGATGAACTTGCCGAAAAAGTGAAAAAAACAGAAAATAGCGGAAGTATGGATGAACTCAGGATAGAGATTAAAAGATGGATTAATAGCCATGAAATTTCATTTTCAATGACAACGTCCATAATAGATCTGATGAAACAACCAGTAGAGGGAATTACTGGGTTTAATCGTGGGATGATCTCGTTCGGTATACTATTTGTCCTCAGCATTGCTGTTGTATTGATCTTTGTTGCAAACAACGGGGATCCCCAATTGGCAAACACTATTATGAGTATGATGGGAACAACTCTGGCAGCCGTTGTTGGGTTTTATTTTGGAGGTAAAAGTATTACCGTTGAGGAAGGGAAAATAGGATAA
- a CDS encoding CobW family GTP-binding protein, with product MGTQAGSLLKTFTGLFTRSQNRESHPAKRKPGRLPVYIITGFLGSGKTTFINQILNSTSGERFGVIVNDFGSISIDKELINGTGDQVIALENGCICCSLRNNLSEAVTTLGDSPYGPDILVIEASGVADPAGIISLFENEDLKKRVRIAGVICLVDAEEIFSVSWIMSHLVKKQIRSADLLLLNKVDRVSESKKAAIRKEWIPLDMPILETVYAAIPVSLILGISHTGTSDLPSDGEHADHHHHEGDDHGFSTLSWTHNSPIRLSCLQALMKNLPSTVIRAKGIANSSEFPMQQVIIQVVGKRVSITKGQPWIRKNPSTELTFIGVGKTIQIGEITTRLESCLVKPP from the coding sequence ATGGGTACACAAGCAGGATCGCTTCTCAAAACCTTTACCGGATTATTTACCCGATCACAAAACAGGGAATCTCATCCTGCAAAACGAAAACCCGGAAGATTACCAGTTTATATTATCACCGGTTTTCTGGGATCCGGAAAAACCACCTTTATAAACCAGATACTCAATTCCACATCAGGGGAACGATTCGGCGTGATTGTCAATGATTTCGGATCTATCAGTATTGACAAAGAGTTGATAAATGGGACTGGGGATCAGGTTATTGCACTTGAAAACGGGTGTATCTGTTGCTCGCTGAGAAATAACCTCAGCGAGGCCGTCACAACCCTTGGCGACTCTCCTTATGGACCAGATATCCTGGTGATCGAAGCATCCGGAGTTGCTGATCCTGCCGGGATCATCAGCCTTTTCGAAAATGAAGATTTAAAAAAGAGAGTCCGGATTGCAGGCGTCATATGCCTGGTGGATGCAGAGGAAATATTCTCGGTGTCATGGATCATGAGCCATCTCGTGAAAAAACAGATCCGGTCAGCTGACCTTCTCCTTCTTAACAAGGTCGATCGTGTTTCTGAATCCAAAAAGGCAGCCATACGGAAAGAGTGGATACCCCTGGATATGCCAATACTTGAGACCGTATATGCTGCTATCCCGGTATCCTTGATTCTGGGAATATCTCATACCGGAACCTCTGATCTACCTTCAGACGGAGAGCATGCCGATCACCATCATCATGAAGGGGATGATCATGGATTTTCAACCCTGTCCTGGACACATAATTCACCCATCCGTCTTTCCTGTCTTCAGGCTCTCATGAAAAATCTTCCATCCACCGTGATTCGGGCGAAGGGTATAGCAAATAGTAGTGAATTTCCCATGCAACAGGTCATCATCCAAGTAGTGGGGAAACGGGTCTCAATAACAAAAGGACAGCCTTGGATCAGGAAAAATCCATCAACTGAGCTCACATTCATCGGAGTTGGGAAAACAATTCAGATAGGTGAAATTACTACCAGATTAGAGTCATGTCTGGTAAAGCCACCATGA
- a CDS encoding MarR family transcriptional regulator has protein sequence MNIIRSDLTAEVTAGVTASPQLADKEDRGERIRSYIELHPDVTAADIARSFGITRQTASRHLSKMRMAHEEG, from the coding sequence ATGAACATCATCAGGTCAGACCTGACAGCTGAGGTGACAGCGGGTGTGACAGCTTCACCGCAGCTAGCTGACAAAGAGGATAGGGGAGAGCGGATCAGGAGTTACATAGAGCTGCATCCGGATGTAACAGCAGCTGACATAGCCCGCAGCTTTGGGATAACCCGCCAGACAGCTTCGAGGCACCTGAGTAAAATGAGGATGGCACATGAGGAGGGATAG
- a CDS encoding AraC family transcriptional regulator, giving the protein MKILKEPTIQDLEERYVAYVSYQGNYIGNPALFAELFGKLFGWGFQNQVMGPDTVMIAAYYDDPEVTPPEELTLDVCMSISKDVKGEGEIKTKNLPGGKYAVIGLELDGPEEYPASWEKIVEWVASHGLEIDISRASYEVYLNNPEEHPKKHHIVDICMAVR; this is encoded by the coding sequence ATGAAGATATTAAAAGAACCAACAATTCAGGATCTCGAAGAACGGTATGTTGCCTATGTATCATATCAGGGAAATTACATTGGAAATCCTGCCCTTTTCGCAGAGTTATTCGGGAAACTCTTTGGGTGGGGATTTCAGAACCAGGTAATGGGCCCTGATACTGTCATGATCGCTGCATATTATGATGATCCAGAAGTAACCCCTCCGGAGGAACTCACCCTTGATGTCTGTATGAGTATTTCAAAAGATGTAAAGGGAGAGGGAGAAATTAAAACAAAAAACCTTCCTGGAGGAAAATATGCAGTAATAGGTCTCGAACTTGATGGTCCGGAAGAATACCCTGCTTCATGGGAAAAAATTGTTGAATGGGTAGCATCCCATGGTTTGGAGATTGACATTTCCCGGGCGAGTTATGAGGTATACCTGAATAATCCGGAAGAACATCCCAAAAAACATCATATCGTCGACATCTGTATGGCGGTCAGATGA
- a CDS encoding RNA-binding domain-containing protein, with translation MDEDQIRTIVAEGEGLGREFKSELHRLQTDDDIVSDIVAMANTEGGVLLLGVEDDGTITGTPDRKGADIDPVKIKATIYTKTVPNINTRVTKQILDDAQVLAIEVEPYPEICSTSQGKALHRIIDTKGKPQSVPFYPRDHISRRIHIQTLDLTNELVDTLSFDAFDPIAFAWIRRIIQARKGDQILLELSDEELAKALTLVETKEGVLVPNYSGLLLLGKEEIIRKNLPHHEIYFQVIDGSGNVRVNDVFHGPLAIVLQEIEDRFSARNTEREVTVGLFRVPIPDYSAEGFREAMMNAILHRDYSKQGSVFIQWQADHLLITNPGGFPEGVTLDNLLVHEPKPRNPKLAEIFRRIGLVETTGRGVDKIFMGQITYGRPAPDYSRTDADSVRVVLPGGESSLEFAALIFEQDRNGKSLTLDELLILNALHSERRITTHEAGFLTQKGTNAAKSTLERLVERGLIQGVGEKGGRHYMLSSQVYKRLNESSEYVRAKGYDPIQLEQMVISWFKVHPRITRSDVMKLCFLSKNQATRLLLSMTEKYSEMQREGVGKGTYYSWKDL, from the coding sequence ATGGATGAAGATCAGATTCGTACGATCGTAGCGGAGGGAGAAGGATTAGGCAGGGAATTCAAATCAGAACTTCACCGTCTCCAGACTGATGACGATATTGTATCTGATATTGTTGCAATGGCTAACACAGAAGGGGGTGTGTTACTTCTCGGGGTTGAAGATGATGGGACAATTACCGGCACTCCCGATCGAAAAGGGGCAGATATCGATCCGGTTAAGATCAAGGCCACCATATACACCAAAACAGTTCCGAATATCAATACACGGGTCACCAAACAGATCCTTGATGATGCACAGGTTCTTGCTATCGAGGTAGAACCCTACCCTGAAATCTGTTCAACCAGTCAGGGAAAAGCACTTCACCGGATTATCGATACCAAAGGCAAGCCACAATCGGTTCCCTTTTACCCTCGTGATCATATCTCACGACGAATCCACATTCAGACCTTGGATCTGACAAACGAACTCGTTGATACCCTCTCATTTGATGCCTTTGATCCGATTGCATTTGCTTGGATTCGTCGGATTATTCAGGCCCGAAAAGGTGACCAGATCCTTCTTGAACTCTCTGATGAAGAACTCGCAAAAGCTCTTACTCTCGTTGAGACAAAAGAGGGCGTACTTGTCCCCAATTATTCCGGGCTTTTGCTTCTTGGAAAAGAGGAAATTATCCGGAAAAATCTTCCCCACCATGAAATATATTTCCAGGTGATTGATGGGAGTGGCAATGTCCGGGTGAATGATGTGTTTCATGGCCCTCTTGCGATCGTCCTTCAGGAGATTGAGGACCGGTTCTCTGCCCGGAATACTGAACGGGAGGTAACGGTCGGATTGTTCCGGGTTCCTATTCCTGATTATTCTGCTGAAGGATTCAGAGAAGCGATGATGAATGCAATCCTTCACCGGGATTATTCTAAGCAGGGATCAGTATTTATTCAATGGCAGGCTGACCACCTCCTCATTACCAACCCGGGAGGATTTCCGGAAGGTGTCACTCTTGATAACCTCCTGGTTCATGAACCCAAGCCCCGGAATCCCAAACTTGCGGAGATTTTCAGGAGGATCGGACTTGTTGAGACAACCGGACGGGGTGTGGACAAGATCTTTATGGGGCAGATTACCTATGGCCGGCCGGCTCCGGATTATTCCAGGACAGATGCTGATTCGGTCAGGGTGGTTCTTCCGGGAGGTGAATCCTCCCTGGAATTTGCAGCCTTAATCTTTGAACAGGACCGAAACGGAAAGTCCCTGACTCTGGATGAACTCCTCATCCTGAATGCACTCCATTCAGAACGTCGGATCACGACCCATGAAGCAGGTTTCCTTACACAGAAAGGAACGAATGCAGCAAAATCAACGCTTGAGCGGCTTGTTGAACGAGGACTTATTCAGGGAGTCGGGGAAAAAGGTGGCCGGCATTATATGCTCTCATCCCAGGTGTACAAGCGATTGAACGAGTCATCCGAATATGTCCGGGCGAAAGGATACGATCCCATTCAGCTGGAACAGATGGTGATCTCCTGGTTCAAAGTTCACCCACGGATAACCAGGTCTGATGTTATGAAACTCTGCTTTCTCTCAAAAAATCAGGCAACAAGACTTCTTCTTTCAATGACTGAAAAATATTCGGAGATGCAACGGGAAGGGGTCGGAAAAGGGACATATTACAGTTGGAAGGATCTATGA
- a CDS encoding type II toxin-antitoxin system HicA family toxin, giving the protein MIHCQLSGPSSLDADAFLSHGFTKARLTGIHVIMVKHGVDVTLSIPFLDLMTLGTTGTL; this is encoded by the coding sequence ATGATTCATTGTCAGTTGTCTGGTCCTTCCAGTTTGGATGCAGATGCCTTTCTCTCCCATGGATTTACAAAAGCCAGACTTACTGGGATCCACGTGATTATGGTGAAACATGGCGTGGATGTTACCTTGTCTATTCCATTTCTTGATCTGATGACACTGGGTACCACCGGAACCTTATAA
- a CDS encoding MTH865 family protein: MSSVKEQIHAQITGALAGATFPIDTPERLIDAFPAGADTTCQVGELKMTAGEAGKLLKSTDFPFQSAKQVADIIVDRAGL; encoded by the coding sequence ATGTCATCAGTCAAAGAACAAATCCATGCCCAGATAACCGGAGCCCTGGCCGGAGCAACCTTTCCCATTGACACACCGGAACGATTAATTGATGCTTTTCCTGCTGGTGCAGATACCACTTGCCAGGTAGGGGAGCTGAAAATGACTGCCGGAGAGGCCGGAAAACTTCTGAAATCTACCGATTTTCCGTTTCAGAGTGCAAAACAGGTCGCAGACATAATTGTGGATCGTGCCGGCCTGTAG
- a CDS encoding MFS transporter: MSQPDSPPKMSSKELLIVLVISLGSFMAGLDATIVNIALPSIAKSFDVPTVITSWVLNAYLIILVCLLLAAAKIGDMKGYKPVFIIGFAIFIIGSALCAMAPAVELLIFFRMIQAVGGAIIAALGSVMTQVAAHTIKPSELACGFDAAFIFCIGIQIIGLLLILAVKEKKENDSTGGAYATEESS; the protein is encoded by the coding sequence ATGTCGCAACCTGATTCACCTCCGAAAATGAGCAGTAAAGAACTGCTGATCGTCCTGGTTATCTCCCTGGGATCGTTCATGGCCGGCCTTGACGCCACCATCGTCAATATTGCCCTGCCTAGTATTGCCAAATCATTCGATGTGCCAACCGTTATCACCTCATGGGTACTGAATGCCTACCTAATCATCCTGGTCTGTCTTCTCCTCGCAGCAGCAAAAATTGGGGATATGAAGGGGTATAAGCCGGTTTTTATCATTGGGTTTGCTATTTTTATCATCGGATCAGCTCTCTGTGCAATGGCACCGGCTGTGGAATTGTTAATCTTCTTTCGTATGATCCAGGCGGTGGGTGGTGCAATTATTGCAGCGTTAGGATCGGTGATGACACAAGTCGCTGCTCACACCATTAAACCATCAGAGCTCGCTTGCGGCTTTGATGCTGCATTCATCTTCTGTATAGGGATTCAGATCATTGGTCTTCTCCTGATCCTGGCTGTGAAGGAGAAAAAAGAAAACGATTCAACTGGGGGGGCTTATGCCACAGAAGAATCGTCCTGA
- a CDS encoding DUF7123 family protein, translated as MLLQSKFATTYNENQICLIDYLKNQMKPGSNFFKSKYIAKDTGLSSKEVGTNMALLSEICPDFKIERYSYSNSTTWLVTSPQA; from the coding sequence ATGCTTTTACAAAGTAAATTTGCCACAACATACAATGAAAACCAGATCTGTTTAATAGACTACCTGAAGAACCAGATGAAACCTGGGTCAAACTTCTTCAAGTCGAAGTATATAGCCAAGGATACCGGATTATCCTCAAAAGAAGTAGGGACCAATATGGCCTTACTGTCAGAGATCTGTCCCGATTTTAAAATTGAGCGGTACAGTTATTCAAACAGTACCACCTGGTTGGTGACATCACCCCAGGCATAA
- a CDS encoding pyruvate kinase alpha/beta domain-containing protein gives MIIFDLPGPDNTPEIVSVVKKEASRCDYIVIASITGSSALQVAAADPGKPIVCVTCPQGMYWEVDKMDTDLFESNPGLRSIRDQWRQEGKTRIPMEITADNKVKLDASGIPVVKGTIPFFGPSFSIRLHLRQVTSLDIIAKTLELISPGTLVALESVLMATDAGVIPEGVRVLACAGTERGLDTCWIIRSASSANLFHPDCGARLIELLAKPGIAETPDISIEYLR, from the coding sequence ATGATTATCTTTGATCTTCCCGGACCTGATAATACTCCTGAAATTGTGAGTGTTGTCAAAAAAGAAGCATCCCGATGTGATTACATTGTTATTGCATCAATAACGGGATCAAGTGCATTGCAGGTTGCAGCAGCTGATCCAGGAAAACCAATTGTTTGTGTCACCTGCCCGCAGGGAATGTATTGGGAGGTTGATAAAATGGACACGGATCTCTTTGAGTCGAATCCAGGTCTGAGATCAATACGCGATCAATGGAGACAGGAAGGGAAAACACGGATTCCCATGGAGATCACGGCTGATAATAAAGTAAAACTAGATGCATCCGGGATCCCGGTAGTGAAAGGTACTATCCCGTTCTTTGGACCAAGTTTTTCAATACGACTTCATTTACGGCAGGTAACTTCACTGGACATCATCGCAAAAACACTCGAACTCATCTCTCCTGGAACCCTTGTCGCTCTTGAAAGTGTTTTAATGGCAACCGATGCAGGAGTAATTCCTGAGGGAGTCAGGGTTCTGGCATGTGCAGGTACTGAACGGGGACTTGATACATGCTGGATCATCAGGAGTGCATCATCAGCAAATCTTTTTCACCCTGACTGTGGTGCAAGGCTGATCGAACTTCTCGCAAAACCCGGGATCGCTGAAACACCTGACATCTCGATAGAATATCTCAGGTAA